In the Ensifer adhaerens genome, one interval contains:
- a CDS encoding monovalent cation:proton antiporter-2 (CPA2) family protein: MSFLSQAAIFLCAAVVAVPLSKKCGLGAVIGYLAAGSAIGPWGLRLVQDVDNILHFSEFGVVLLLFVIGLELQPNRLWTMRRPVFGAGGLQVAATATILGGAAILFGHDWRIGLVVGLAMSLSSTAFALQILAERGELSTRPGRTAFSILLFQDVAAIPILALVPLLGGAAQRESGMEQVVSVLTVVAALIAVVIIGRFVLRYALRLIARSGVREIFTASALLTVIGMALFVQQLGLSMALGAFLAGVLLADSEFRHALEADIEPFKGLLLGLFFIAVGMSVNFGLLATQIWLVLGLVAGLIAVKAAVLYTVGRLFGHDHAAASGLAVVISQGGEFAFVILSIAVSAQVLPLATAELLILVVIISMAATPLLLLLADWLRARRGSRQARPFDVAPNEENSVIIAGFGRFGQIVGRILQAKKIGFTALEISADHVDFVAKYGNKVYYGDASRLDLLQAAGTGQAKVFVLAIDGVDPSLRTAALLRAHFPKLRIVARARNRHHAHRLMDIGVDVILRETFFSGLEASRNVLEILGMSSREAEREVSTFRDHDERQLVAQYAMYGDERRLIEENRTWAKELEQIFDQDRKPTQC, encoded by the coding sequence ATGTCTTTCCTGAGCCAGGCTGCAATTTTCCTGTGCGCCGCCGTCGTCGCGGTTCCGCTGTCCAAAAAATGCGGGTTGGGCGCGGTGATCGGCTATCTTGCCGCTGGCAGCGCGATCGGCCCGTGGGGACTGCGGCTGGTCCAAGATGTCGACAACATTCTCCACTTCTCGGAGTTCGGCGTCGTCCTCTTGCTATTCGTGATCGGGCTTGAGCTCCAGCCCAACCGTCTCTGGACGATGCGCCGTCCGGTGTTCGGCGCTGGCGGGCTTCAGGTTGCCGCGACGGCGACCATCCTCGGCGGGGCCGCGATTTTATTCGGCCACGATTGGCGCATCGGTCTGGTCGTCGGGCTGGCGATGTCCTTGTCCTCCACTGCCTTTGCCCTGCAAATCCTTGCCGAACGAGGCGAGCTCAGCACCCGCCCGGGCCGAACCGCGTTCTCAATCCTGCTGTTTCAAGACGTAGCCGCTATTCCGATCCTCGCCCTGGTGCCGTTGCTGGGCGGCGCGGCACAGCGAGAGTCGGGCATGGAGCAGGTCGTCTCAGTACTGACGGTCGTAGCCGCGCTCATCGCCGTGGTCATCATCGGTCGTTTTGTCCTTCGATACGCGCTGCGGCTTATCGCCCGGTCGGGCGTTCGTGAGATTTTCACGGCCTCCGCCCTGCTCACCGTCATCGGCATGGCATTGTTTGTGCAGCAGCTTGGGCTCTCTATGGCGCTCGGTGCATTCCTGGCCGGCGTACTGCTGGCGGACTCGGAGTTTCGACACGCGTTGGAAGCCGATATCGAGCCCTTCAAGGGCCTGTTGCTCGGGCTTTTCTTTATTGCGGTGGGGATGTCGGTAAATTTCGGTCTGCTGGCGACCCAGATATGGCTGGTCCTTGGCCTCGTCGCAGGTTTGATCGCGGTCAAGGCGGCAGTGCTCTACACGGTCGGCCGGCTGTTTGGGCACGACCACGCGGCGGCATCGGGACTCGCCGTCGTCATATCTCAGGGCGGCGAATTCGCCTTCGTTATTCTCAGCATCGCCGTCAGCGCGCAGGTCCTTCCGCTGGCGACGGCTGAGCTTCTCATCCTCGTCGTTATTATTTCCATGGCTGCTACACCACTCCTACTCCTGCTCGCCGATTGGCTTCGCGCCCGGCGCGGCAGCCGACAGGCGAGGCCTTTCGATGTTGCACCGAACGAAGAGAACAGCGTCATCATCGCCGGGTTCGGCCGTTTCGGGCAAATCGTCGGCCGCATTCTTCAGGCGAAGAAGATTGGCTTTACGGCGCTGGAGATCAGCGCCGACCATGTCGACTTCGTCGCAAAATATGGCAACAAAGTCTATTACGGCGATGCATCGCGTCTGGACCTGCTGCAGGCTGCCGGGACCGGGCAGGCCAAGGTCTTCGTTCTGGCCATTGATGGCGTCGACCCGTCGCTGCGAACCGCGGCGCTGCTACGTGCGCATTTTCCCAAGCTGCGAATTGTCGCTCGCGCTCGCAACCGCCACCACGCCCACCGGCTGATGGATATCGGCGTGGATGTGATCCTGCGCGAGACCTTCTTCTCCGGTCTCGAGGCGTCGCGCAACGTACTTGAGATTCTCGGTATGTCCAGCCGCGAGGCGGAGCGGGAGGTTAGCACCTTTCGAGACCACGACGAGCGTCAGCTTGTCGCGCAGTACGCCATGTACGGCGACGAGCGGCGGTTGATTGAGGAGAACCGCACATGGGCAAAAGAGCTCGAGCAGATCTTCGATCAGGATAGAAAGCCGACACAATGCTGA
- a CDS encoding cyclic nucleotide-binding domain-containing protein, translating to MWSDILQDPIFQFASLVILSATARLIVGNNPTLRLLANITFFALLTVSLLSHGLEPYAPDVHVEDLSWRVFAGIAKSVWWIGGAMVLVSSVRLFLILERKPREGRLLQDLVIGAIYLGAGLSIVGYVFSAPIGTLIATSGVFAIVLGLALQSTLNDVFSGVALNLGRPYTVGDWIVLDEEVQGRVIETNWRSTHLLNGTNDVVIVPNSVLAKRRLTNLTSLDETHGVQIRIRVLPTRPPAAIEETMREVLLSSNLILKEPAPSANIVALDGNGVEVELSFRVAGLGRVSAAKNEIFDLAYRHVKAGGLQLSAPTGEMLADNRPAQDELLAKHPGSAWRLLNTVPLFATLSEEEKEMLAESMTRQTFRKGTVIAAQDTSLTSLLIVRSGVVVVERDTGHEHVELNRLAPGDLFGERGVLMGALEPGNIKALTFVIAYEIAKDQLAAVMLQRPSLADELGIVLSRRLDSEKHLFGDGMLLEGGHPSTLTAKIRHLFQIQHARRHKTDPLSQEF from the coding sequence ATGTGGTCAGATATTCTCCAAGATCCAATTTTTCAGTTCGCATCACTTGTTATTCTCAGCGCTACGGCACGATTGATTGTGGGCAACAACCCGACGCTTCGGCTGCTAGCCAATATCACGTTTTTCGCGCTTCTGACGGTAAGTTTATTGTCCCACGGGCTCGAGCCATATGCACCCGACGTTCACGTAGAAGACCTTTCATGGCGGGTATTCGCGGGGATCGCAAAGTCCGTCTGGTGGATCGGCGGAGCCATGGTGCTAGTAAGTTCCGTTCGCCTCTTCCTCATCCTCGAAAGAAAACCTCGTGAGGGCCGCCTGCTTCAAGATCTGGTCATCGGCGCGATCTATCTCGGGGCGGGTTTATCAATCGTCGGATATGTCTTTAGCGCGCCCATTGGCACGTTGATCGCAACATCCGGGGTCTTCGCGATCGTCCTGGGTCTTGCCCTGCAAAGTACATTGAACGACGTCTTTTCCGGTGTCGCGCTCAATTTGGGGCGACCTTACACAGTCGGGGATTGGATCGTATTGGACGAGGAGGTCCAAGGACGTGTGATCGAGACGAATTGGCGCTCAACTCATCTCTTGAATGGCACGAACGACGTCGTGATCGTCCCAAACAGCGTTCTTGCAAAGAGGCGCCTGACAAATTTAACCAGCCTCGACGAAACGCATGGTGTACAGATCAGGATCCGTGTGTTGCCGACCAGGCCACCGGCCGCGATAGAGGAGACTATGCGAGAGGTGCTCCTTAGCAGTAACCTAATCCTCAAAGAGCCAGCCCCTTCTGCGAATATCGTAGCCCTCGATGGGAACGGTGTTGAGGTTGAGCTATCGTTCAGGGTTGCCGGACTCGGGCGGGTTTCGGCGGCGAAGAATGAGATTTTCGATCTCGCCTACCGGCATGTGAAGGCGGGCGGACTTCAACTATCCGCACCCACTGGTGAAATGTTGGCGGACAATAGACCTGCGCAAGATGAGCTACTTGCAAAGCACCCCGGCTCAGCATGGCGTCTCCTCAACACCGTTCCTCTTTTTGCGACACTTTCGGAGGAGGAAAAGGAGATGTTGGCGGAAAGTATGACGCGACAAACCTTCCGGAAGGGAACAGTGATCGCGGCACAGGACACATCGTTGACCTCACTGCTGATCGTTCGCAGCGGCGTAGTGGTTGTTGAGCGGGACACTGGGCACGAGCACGTGGAATTGAACCGGCTTGCCCCCGGAGATCTCTTCGGCGAACGAGGGGTTCTCATGGGGGCGCTTGAACCCGGGAACATAAAAGCACTTACGTTTGTCATTGCCTATGAAATTGCAAAGGATCAATTGGCGGCGGTAATGCTCCAACGCCCTTCGCTCGCAGACGAGTTGGGCATCGTGCTATCTCGCCGGCTTGATTCCGAGAAGCATCTATTTGGCGACGGGATGCTTCTGGAGGGAGGTCACCCATCAACGTTGACGGCCAAAATTCGCCATCTCTTCCAGATTCAGCATGCTCGCCGCCATAAAACTGACCCTCTGAGCCAAGAATTCTGA
- a CDS encoding LysR family transcriptional regulator: MRFEELKTFVSVVEAGGFVAASRRLGLAKSAVSRRMRDLEERLGAPLIHRSTRRIHLTDDGQDFFERATRILAELNEAESAVGRGNGELHGRLRITASVPLTTHCLVQVVGRFTEANPHLSVEIDTDDKIADIIHQGFDLAIRISRLRDSTLIARRIAAIRHVCCASPALLDRYGRPERPDDLVAMPGIRYSNVEESRYWSFAGGRSPAVRSRLAFSSGEAIREAAIAGFGVAVLPTFIAHEAVRRGDLEIVLRDHIRPPMGMYAVYPSKNMPIRLRAFVEFLVESLGNEPFWDRELLTEEELRRAS, translated from the coding sequence ATGAGATTTGAGGAACTGAAAACCTTCGTGTCAGTCGTTGAGGCCGGGGGCTTCGTGGCGGCATCCAGGCGACTTGGATTAGCCAAATCAGCGGTCAGTCGCCGTATGCGCGATCTTGAAGAACGGCTGGGTGCACCACTCATCCACCGAAGTACCCGCCGGATTCATCTTACAGATGACGGTCAGGATTTCTTTGAGCGCGCCACTCGAATCCTCGCTGAATTAAACGAGGCTGAAAGCGCGGTCGGCCGCGGCAATGGCGAGCTTCATGGCCGGCTGCGGATTACCGCATCAGTCCCTTTGACCACGCACTGCCTCGTTCAAGTCGTTGGTCGATTCACGGAAGCCAATCCTCATCTATCAGTGGAGATCGATACCGACGACAAGATCGCGGACATCATCCACCAAGGCTTTGATCTGGCGATCAGAATTTCTCGACTGCGTGATTCTACGCTGATAGCGCGGCGGATAGCCGCCATCCGTCATGTCTGTTGCGCAAGCCCGGCATTGCTGGACCGATATGGTCGCCCGGAGCGGCCGGATGACCTCGTGGCAATGCCGGGCATCCGTTACTCCAATGTCGAGGAGAGCCGTTATTGGAGCTTTGCCGGCGGCCGGTCACCGGCGGTGAGATCGCGGCTTGCTTTTAGCAGCGGCGAAGCAATTCGCGAGGCTGCCATAGCGGGGTTCGGCGTAGCTGTCCTGCCAACCTTCATTGCGCATGAGGCCGTGCGGAGGGGTGATCTCGAGATCGTTCTTCGCGATCACATTCGGCCGCCAATGGGAATGTATGCGGTCTACCCATCGAAGAACATGCCCATTCGCCTGCGCGCCTTTGTTGAGTTCCTGGTCGAATCCCTTGGCAACGAACCGTTCTGGGACCGTGAGTTGTTGACGGAGGAGGAACTCCGGCGCGCCTCATAG
- a CDS encoding hydrolase yields the protein MTSEPIRDPKFDHLLTPENCAFLLIDYQPIQVSSIRSMSQEELVFNIVNSVKAVLNYHVPVVHTAVNIATGMNKPPIQPLMDLLPDNPVIDRTAINAWEDAEFKKAVLATGRRKLIIAALWTEVCLAFPALDALREGFEVYVLADAIGGTSVAAHELALRRVEQAGAKLISRPQLWCELQRDWNREATVPGFMNVFDSWDDFNPEKLAKD from the coding sequence ATGACAAGCGAACCTATTCGTGATCCAAAATTCGACCACCTCCTGACGCCGGAAAATTGCGCGTTCCTGCTGATCGACTATCAGCCGATTCAGGTCAGCTCTATCCGCTCAATGAGCCAGGAGGAGCTCGTCTTCAACATCGTGAACAGCGTTAAGGCGGTTCTCAACTACCACGTTCCCGTAGTCCATACAGCCGTGAACATCGCGACGGGTATGAACAAGCCGCCGATCCAGCCTCTGATGGATCTACTTCCCGACAACCCGGTCATCGACCGGACCGCGATCAATGCGTGGGAAGATGCTGAGTTCAAAAAAGCGGTCCTCGCCACCGGCCGCCGGAAGTTGATCATCGCCGCCCTCTGGACCGAGGTATGCCTTGCCTTCCCTGCGCTGGACGCGCTTCGCGAAGGGTTTGAGGTCTACGTGCTAGCCGACGCGATAGGCGGGACTTCGGTCGCGGCGCATGAGCTTGCTCTGCGTCGTGTCGAGCAAGCCGGTGCGAAGCTCATTAGCAGACCGCAGCTCTGGTGCGAGCTACAACGCGACTGGAATCGGGAGGCCACGGTTCCCGGGTTCATGAACGTCTTCGACAGCTGGGACGACTTTAATCCCGAAAAACTTGCTAAAGATTAG
- a CDS encoding MurR/RpiR family transcriptional regulator — protein MEGQSTLRDRFEQHKERLSRSELAVVEYLLTTPMDVLVFQNAEEIAAQSGTSDATVIRAARRLGFSGLPELKRLCSRAMAKSIPTAERLLQRFRATGDDLVSIKQRVFSTVHEIMESCEEKLDLAEISHAMQLLEQADTVWCIGIGRSEVEALHGKIALSRVGLRARHTGAAGFSLANELIDLRAADVVVIFHAARDTPEFRLVIEHAAKLGCGVVLICGVQLTDLYRDRVSAVLTCVGSATGLASWTLGAIVVLDLLAYGIAARNQERAVATRRGLADLRGRLP, from the coding sequence ATGGAAGGCCAAAGTACCCTTCGCGATCGGTTTGAACAGCACAAGGAACGGCTCAGTCGCTCTGAATTGGCTGTTGTCGAATATCTGCTGACGACGCCGATGGATGTCCTCGTTTTCCAAAATGCCGAGGAAATCGCTGCGCAAAGTGGCACAAGCGATGCGACCGTGATTCGAGCGGCGCGGAGGCTCGGCTTCAGCGGCTTGCCGGAATTGAAAAGACTGTGCAGTCGCGCCATGGCCAAGAGTATTCCAACTGCCGAACGGCTCTTGCAGCGGTTCCGGGCTACGGGTGATGATCTCGTATCAATCAAACAGCGCGTTTTTTCCACTGTGCACGAGATCATGGAGTCTTGCGAGGAAAAGCTGGACCTTGCCGAGATCTCCCATGCCATGCAGCTCCTGGAGCAAGCCGATACAGTCTGGTGTATTGGGATCGGCAGATCGGAAGTCGAGGCATTGCACGGAAAGATTGCGCTCAGCCGAGTAGGTTTGCGCGCCCGGCATACCGGTGCCGCGGGCTTTTCTCTCGCGAACGAACTCATCGACCTCCGTGCCGCCGACGTCGTCGTTATTTTCCACGCGGCGCGCGATACGCCAGAATTTCGCCTCGTCATCGAGCATGCCGCAAAGCTTGGGTGTGGCGTGGTGCTGATCTGTGGCGTGCAGCTCACGGATTTATACCGGGACAGGGTCTCGGCGGTTCTTACGTGCGTTGGTTCAGCGACAGGTCTTGCGAGTTGGACACTCGGAGCTATCGTCGTATTGGATTTGCTGGCCTATGGTATCGCGGCCCGCAACCAGGAAAGAGCGGTGGCAACGCGTAGGGGCCTCGCCGATCTGCGCGGACGTTTGCCGTAA
- a CDS encoding transposase, whose translation MAENNIDEDNVPAAPEVKAGDEKKVKAARQKKPTSSAKANTGHKAPRAARHTEEEKTAKLAKIADLVGDGSLTLKEAATRMGISENTYYLWKKAASVKPPPLQQPAEIQTESSLSELIDLEQENIRLRKKLVGKLRAENAELRKKLGVE comes from the coding sequence ATGGCCGAAAATAACATTGACGAAGACAACGTTCCTGCCGCACCAGAGGTGAAGGCGGGCGACGAAAAGAAGGTAAAGGCGGCCCGTCAAAAGAAGCCGACTTCTTCCGCGAAGGCGAACACTGGGCATAAAGCTCCGCGTGCCGCGCGTCATACAGAGGAAGAGAAAACCGCAAAGCTGGCAAAGATCGCGGATCTTGTCGGTGATGGCAGTTTGACTTTGAAAGAAGCCGCCACGCGCATGGGTATCTCCGAGAATACCTATTACTTGTGGAAAAAAGCGGCAAGCGTTAAGCCACCACCGCTTCAACAGCCGGCAGAAATTCAGACCGAAAGTAGCCTTTCCGAACTGATCGATCTTGAGCAAGAGAACATCCGACTTCGAAAGAAGCTTGTTGGCAAGCTACGGGCGGAAAACGCTGAGCTGCGAAAGAAGCTTGGTGTCGAGTGA
- a CDS encoding RidA family protein → MDKQNNSRAPVAVWPNGIPKPLMPYTPAIKAGGWLFVAGQLASDFETGVAPEAKTENPNLANQLTLQSRFIMKNLAETVAAAGRDIDRDSVRIWQWYTSPYPTMEEFKDGNTWPRISTTPHIIERNVHIHDPRPASTAMGVKELLVKDTILEVDLICIDDDEESSGFTVPEGVPSPLAGYSPAIRRGDWIFLSGELPTDWKGDFESPVHLGEPSGLAKEARVNPYLWYDSEIEKQTEYTLWKLSKIAEEAGTSLSRTVKAEVYIGDPSDFQGMEKVWKRWFPENPPARVVIPYMGLGGKGSRVEVALTLLANDSKKVIETIHTDKAVKPFSHEPQAVKVDNLLFLSQQLPADENGLLAEGLARHPNFPYYGEPSRKQMKYMLQNVAAICEAAGTSLENVVRRACFHDHGENFAGAMDEWAGHFPGLKPVSTTIILGGQLVVPGAHTLLDIIAYVP, encoded by the coding sequence ATGGACAAGCAAAACAACAGCCGGGCGCCAGTCGCCGTGTGGCCAAACGGAATTCCGAAGCCACTCATGCCCTACACGCCGGCCATCAAAGCGGGCGGTTGGCTGTTCGTTGCCGGACAGCTTGCAAGTGACTTCGAGACCGGTGTTGCACCTGAGGCAAAAACAGAGAACCCGAACCTCGCCAATCAGCTGACCCTACAGTCGCGCTTCATTATGAAGAACCTGGCGGAAACGGTGGCCGCGGCCGGACGTGACATTGATCGCGATTCGGTTCGTATTTGGCAGTGGTACACGTCGCCCTATCCAACCATGGAAGAGTTCAAGGACGGGAACACATGGCCGCGCATCTCAACGACGCCTCATATCATCGAGCGCAACGTCCATATCCATGATCCGCGTCCGGCTTCGACGGCAATGGGGGTCAAGGAGTTGCTCGTGAAGGATACGATCCTCGAGGTTGATCTGATCTGCATCGACGACGATGAGGAAAGCTCGGGCTTCACGGTCCCGGAGGGTGTGCCCAGCCCGCTCGCCGGATATTCGCCTGCAATTCGCCGCGGTGACTGGATCTTTCTATCGGGCGAACTGCCGACGGACTGGAAAGGAGACTTTGAGAGCCCCGTGCATCTTGGTGAGCCCAGTGGACTTGCGAAAGAAGCCCGTGTCAATCCTTACCTGTGGTACGATTCCGAGATTGAGAAACAGACGGAATACACGCTCTGGAAGCTGTCTAAAATCGCCGAAGAAGCCGGTACCTCCCTGTCGCGAACGGTGAAGGCCGAGGTCTATATCGGTGACCCGTCCGATTTCCAAGGAATGGAGAAGGTGTGGAAACGGTGGTTCCCGGAAAATCCTCCGGCGCGCGTCGTCATTCCCTACATGGGGCTCGGCGGCAAGGGGAGCCGGGTTGAGGTCGCCCTGACTTTGCTTGCGAACGACAGCAAGAAGGTCATCGAAACGATCCACACCGATAAGGCAGTGAAGCCGTTCAGCCACGAACCGCAGGCGGTCAAAGTCGACAATCTGCTATTCTTGAGCCAGCAGCTTCCTGCAGATGAGAACGGCCTTTTGGCTGAAGGTCTAGCTCGTCATCCCAACTTTCCGTACTACGGCGAGCCATCCCGCAAGCAAATGAAATACATGCTGCAGAATGTGGCCGCGATCTGCGAGGCAGCAGGAACATCACTCGAAAACGTTGTGCGTCGCGCGTGCTTCCATGACCATGGTGAAAATTTCGCCGGGGCTATGGATGAATGGGCGGGTCATTTTCCTGGTCTGAAGCCGGTCTCCACGACCATCATCCTCGGTGGGCAGCTTGTCGTACCTGGAGCTCACACCCTCCTCGATATAATCGCCTACGTACCGTAA
- a CDS encoding pirin family protein, translated as MSWNPSLEPHCPEMGELDAIEMQIIPRTRDLGGFEVRRALPAPARQMVGPFIFFDQMGPAEFLTGGGIDVRPHPHIGLATVTYLYRGEFQHRDSLGTNQMIYPGEVNWMIAGRGVTHSERTSPTTRAGKNSLYGIQTWVALPEHAEEAGASFEHHSKDALPFLEGEGKQVRLILGSAWGAKAPVKTFNEMFYADVVLEPGASLPLPDDHEDRGIYITEGAIDVAGERFDGGRMMVFRPGDAITIRAGERGARLMLLGGETLNGPRYVWWNFVASSQEKIDAAKEAWAKGDWAHGRFHLPPGDDQEFIPLPQT; from the coding sequence ATGAGTTGGAATCCAAGTCTTGAGCCGCATTGTCCCGAAATGGGCGAACTCGACGCGATCGAAATGCAGATCATTCCGCGCACGCGCGACCTTGGTGGTTTCGAGGTCCGCCGCGCCCTGCCCGCCCCTGCGCGACAGATGGTAGGACCGTTTATTTTCTTTGATCAGATGGGGCCGGCCGAATTTCTGACCGGCGGCGGTATCGACGTACGCCCCCATCCGCATATCGGGCTGGCGACGGTAACCTATCTCTACCGCGGGGAATTCCAGCACCGGGACTCGTTGGGAACGAACCAGATGATCTATCCGGGCGAAGTGAACTGGATGATTGCTGGACGCGGCGTGACTCATTCTGAGCGCACGAGCCCTACCACACGCGCCGGCAAGAACAGCCTGTACGGCATCCAAACATGGGTAGCACTGCCCGAGCATGCCGAAGAAGCCGGTGCAAGCTTCGAGCACCACAGTAAAGATGCGCTTCCATTTCTCGAAGGGGAAGGCAAACAAGTGCGCCTGATCCTGGGATCGGCGTGGGGCGCAAAGGCGCCGGTCAAGACGTTCAACGAGATGTTTTACGCCGACGTGGTGCTCGAGCCTGGTGCAAGCTTGCCCCTTCCCGATGATCATGAAGACCGAGGGATCTACATTACTGAAGGTGCGATCGATGTCGCCGGCGAACGCTTCGACGGTGGCCGTATGATGGTCTTCAGGCCCGGTGACGCGATCACGATCCGAGCCGGCGAGCGCGGCGCGCGACTGATGTTGCTCGGCGGCGAAACGCTAAACGGCCCGCGATATGTCTGGTGGAATTTTGTAGCCTCCTCGCAGGAAAAAATCGACGCTGCAAAGGAAGCCTGGGCTAAAGGCGATTGGGCACATGGCCGTTTTCATCTGCCCCCCGGTGATGATCAGGAATTCATCCCACTTCCCCAAACCTGA
- a CDS encoding CDGSH iron-sulfur domain-containing protein, whose translation MIKIDFESSRCIHSRTCVLGRPDVFVPNAEGPWIHPDAAPAEAIVEIAHGCPSGAIQYKRLDGPSEEAPIVNLIRVRENGPYAIHAQLTIGGAPDGMRRTLCRCGASRAKPYCDGSHHEAGFLATGEPDTRPSEPLAVRNGLLDVEPLPNGPLKVTGAMEIVSGTGRTVDRKMVVALCRCGASTSKPYCDGSHARIGFTDQ comes from the coding sequence ATGATCAAGATCGATTTCGAAAGCTCTCGTTGCATCCATTCTCGTACGTGCGTGCTAGGGCGTCCCGACGTTTTTGTACCGAATGCAGAAGGTCCGTGGATCCATCCTGACGCAGCGCCTGCCGAGGCCATTGTCGAAATCGCCCACGGCTGTCCCTCAGGTGCTATACAGTACAAGCGTCTTGACGGGCCTTCGGAAGAAGCCCCGATCGTGAACCTTATCCGAGTCCGTGAGAATGGGCCTTACGCCATTCACGCGCAGCTCACAATTGGAGGTGCACCCGACGGGATGCGTCGCACGCTTTGCCGGTGCGGCGCATCGCGTGCGAAACCCTATTGCGACGGAAGCCATCACGAGGCCGGTTTTCTCGCGACGGGTGAACCAGACACGCGACCATCGGAGCCTCTAGCAGTCCGAAATGGCCTCCTCGACGTTGAGCCCCTCCCGAACGGTCCGCTCAAGGTGACAGGTGCAATGGAGATCGTGAGCGGCACAGGTCGGACGGTCGATCGGAAGATGGTTGTTGCCCTCTGTCGTTGTGGCGCATCGACCAGCAAGCCGTATTGCGACGGCTCCCATGCGAGGATCGGCTTCACGGATCAATGA